A region of the Leptospira inadai serovar Lyme str. 10 genome:
TATCTTGGAAATAGATGATAGGCAAACTCAAAGCCTGATTTTTTCCGCCTCTCTAGTATCCTTGGTCTTACTCGTCTATACGTTCTTTGCGACTCGTTGGAAACTCTCTCCTCTCTTAAATTATAGAAACCAATTCGAGACCGGGGCCGTAAATCGCGAGGTCGTCTTTAAGGCGCAGAAGGCATTATTCCGGCTTCCATTTATTCACTCGATCGAGGTCGGATTACGAATGTTTTCGGGAGGGGCTATCACTGCCATTCTCTTCGATTATCTTTTTCCCGAAATAGGCGCGGACATTTACAATCTCTTCGGGATTCTTCTCTTCGTTACCGCCAGTTTGGCGATGCATTATTACCTGACGACGGATCGTTTAAAGGACGATTTAAGCCGTACGGACCTGTTCGGATCCATTGATTCCGGCTCTTTAGTGAAGCTAAGTTTAAATCGGACCCTATCCTTAACGTTTTTCTTTATCGTGTTCGTGTTGTCGATAGGGGTATCGACGGTGGTTTACAAACTGACCTATAACTCCATTCGAACCGCTTATTTCGGTCAAATGAAGAACATCTCTCAAACCCTCGACCTTCTAACGGAAACTCTCTATCGAGAAGCCGAAACGGAAGCGAAGGATGTGATCGAAGATCGAAATCTACTATTCCTATTATCGAGATTTCAATATAAGGACGCGTCCGAGTCCTTGAATCGATTTTTGTTAACGAGTTTAAAATTCGAAGGAATCGCCGTTTGGACGGAAGAGGCGGACCAGTATCGGAAATTGTCCGCAACCGGAACCTTACTCGAAGAACCCGCAATCTACGCGAATCGATTCGGCCTTCCGACTCCGAAGGAATTAAGAGTCATTCTGGAAAAAGACGGATTATTTCTAACCGAACCCAGTGCCTCATCGGCCACCGGTGCTCCGGTACTTCTTTATATAAAAGAGTTACAAATTCCGAACGGTCCGAAATCGTTTGTCGTCTTCTCGTTTAAAATCGGCGATCTGACTACCTGGATCCTGCAATCGATTAAGGTCGGGAAGACCGGCTATCCCGGAATCATGTCTTCGAAGATGACCTTCCTGAATCATATTAACCCTTCGTTTCGACTCAAGAATATTCAAGAATTCTCATTTAGGGACGCCTTTACCGGGAGCGTGGATTCAGTACCGGTTCGGTACACTCTAGACGGTATATTCAAGTTTACGATGTATAAAACGAATCAGAAATACGGGTTTAAATCCTTCGTAACCGTGGACAACGAGGAGATTTCCGGTCAGGCGTTAAACACCGCCCTCTATATGATCGCGATCTCGTTCGTCGGATTGATTTTCGTAGGCGCCTTGATCTATTTCGTCCTGACTAAGAACCTACAACCCTTGAAGGAAAGCCGGGACCTGATCGAGAAGATGGCCGAAGGGGATTTAGGACATACGATTTCGGTGTTTTCGCGGAACGAAATCGGGGAAATGTCCATTAGCATCAACGAATTTAATAAAAAAGTAAAGAACGTTCTTCGTAAAATATCGGACGCTTCCTCCAACCTCGCCTCTTCGTCGGAGGAAATGTCGGCGACTTTACGGTCGATTTCGGATAATGCCCAGGGTCAAGCGGCTTCCGCGGAAGAAATTTCCGCCTCGATAGAGGAAATTTCCGCCGGTATGGATTCCATCTCGCACCAAACGGAAGAGCAAGTGAAACTTCTGGATCGTCTCGGCGGGGAGATGAACGAATTTTCCGCATCGATTCGCGATACTTCCCAAAACGTGGCGGACACTCTCGGACAAGTAAAGAGAATCACGGAAGACGCTAAAAAAGGCGGAAAAGCCCTCGAACTGACCAACGCGAGTATCGGAAAAATCTCGCGTAGCTCGGATGAGATCACGGGCGTGATCGAAATTATCACGAATATATCCGAGCAAATTCATTTACTCGCCTTAAACGCAGCGATCGAAGCCGCGAGGGCCGGAAATGCGGGAAAAGGATTTGCGGTGGTCGCGGACGAAATTTCCAAACTCGCGGACAAAACAGCGAATAGCACTAAGGATATAGAGGAAATTATCCAATCCAACGAAGCGGAAATCGGAATCGGAGTCGGCAATATCAAAGAAACCGTGGCGGTCATCGGCGGGATTATTCACGATATCCAAATCATCTACGATAGAATGTCCGAAGTGTCTTCCTTTATGGGCGAGCAATTAAAACGGAACGAATCCGTTAATCGAAGTGGTATCGAAGTCAAGAGCCGGTCGGATTCGATTCGAGCGGCGGTTCAGGAGCAAAAATTGGCGATCGAGGAAATCGCGAGAACGATATCGAACATCAACGAACTGACGCAGTCCAATGCTGCCTCGTCGGAGGAACTGAGTTCCAGCTCGGTCGGACTCGCGAATCTAGCGGAGGATCTCAAAAAGGACTCGGAATACTTTCATTTTTGATTCCGCAAACGCTTCGTTGCAATTCTAATAAGGCCTTGCGATTTCGGAGTTTACAAAACGAAAGTAAACTCCTTGATTTTTAGTGAATTGCTTGTAATTTGCGCATATATGGAATGGGAAAAGATTCTCCGGGACTCGGTTAAGGACAGCGTAATCAAAGAGTTATACCTTAGACGAGTTCCAACTCTCAAGACCTGCGACGACTGGAACAAAGTGAAAGAAATCGGTTTGGTTGACCATAAAACCAAATACGCCCATTATAAGGGAGGTCTTGTCAAATACGGGGAGGGACTTTTCTTTGTCAGCGACGAGCGCCTCCAGGCGCTGGCTCCGTTCCGTAAATGGGATTTCAAAACCAAAATAAAAGTGGTAACCGAATAATCTCGAAGGTAATTATCGGTTCGAGATTCGAGCAACGATTCAATCGAGATTTAACGGGTTAATCTGATGATCAGATTCAGCTTTTCGGCGACCGTGATTACGTCCTGCACTCTGGTTTTATCGACCAGAACCGCGTTCGGGCCGATTTCATCCAGAACGATCTTCTTGCCTTTTATCTGGCCTAAAAGTAATTCCATTACGTTCTGATCTTTCGTTCTCACGAGTACGCAATCTTCCGCAACTTCCACGACAGGAAGGTTCCCTCCCCAATCTTCCAAAAGGAAAAGAAGGTTTTGTGCCAACTCCGCCTTGCTAGAGGCCTTAAGGAAGTCGATAAATTCAGACGGTTTATAGCCGAGTAGAATTCCGAGCTGATACGCCTCTTTTGTTAGGACAAACGTATAAACTCGATCGTAATCCTTGAGCTCCGTGAAAGCCTTGAGCAAATGAATGCCGTTCGTAGAGACTTTTTCGGGGAAGGCAATTACCGAGAAGTCGGGATTTATAGTGATACCGCCTTTCTCGGTTGCGTTCGTCAATTCCCCCGTCTGGAAGAAGTATTCGCCTAACTTAGATAAGGCGAGAAAGCGGTTGGGATACTCGACTTCCAAGAGACCGAATAAGTGCAGGTAGAAAATAGCGCTCATAATCTCTTTGCGCAGGTCCGCTAAATCGGTTTGAAAATTCTTCGTCCTAAATCCGGGAGACATGATCAAATGATCGCGAATAATCGTCGAGAAAATCACGGATAAATGAATGCGTTTGGATTTGATGATCAAGTTCACGCACTTGTCTAAAATCATCTTATCGTAAAAAGGCATCTCGGTCGGCTGGAACACTTCCGGAGGATTGATGCGCTTCATTCTGGCTTCGTTGACTTCATGAATCACGAGCTTCATGATTTCGAAAATATCCTTCTTCAAGAAGCCTTCCACGTCGCCTCTGAGAATGATGTTCTCTCCCTTGATATCCGCCAAATTCAGTAGGCGCAATATCGGAAGAATGAGTTCCATTTGATAGATTTGGCTTTTTTCCGGAAAGATACTGATATCGGGATTCAGTAGTTCCTGCTCGGTTCTCTTGTGATCCGCTTGCTTCACTTTTCCCGATTTTGCGAGAACCAAGCCTTTTCGACTGATATAGGATAGGAGTTTCTTAGTATTTAAGAAGAAGTCCAACTCGTTAGTGGCGGACTTTTCCTGACGCTGACGAGTTCCTTTCTTAACGGAAGGAAGAATCGGATTGTGCTGGATATATTTTAATAATTCTTCGGGAAGAGCGAAAACTCGTACGAATTTTTCCTCTACAAAACAAACATCCGCGACCAGACCCTTTTCGATCAAGGCGGGAACGATTACTTCGTATTTTCCGCGATTCATAACCACGAAACTGCGGATATCGTCCGCGTCCGCTACTCCCCCGCTCAGATAAATGCGAACGACAGTGTCCCTTTCCAATTCGGAAAGAGAGGTAATTGCGTTCTCAAAAGCCTCGGGTGTGGTCGCATGGGCATAGAACTTACGGATCGTATCAAGCTTAGAAGGCGCCTTTACGGCCTTTTTCCATTCTGCCGATATATCGGTCAGTTTTTTATGATCGAGAAGTTTCTCGATACTGATCTTATACTTATCCCCTTTTAGATTTTGGTCTAAGGGGACAAGATCCGACAACTCGTCGAAAGCGTGATATTTGTCTAAATTATTGGTAAGACGTTCGCGATTTTTACGCTGATAAACCAGATGATACTTCCGCAGAAGATTCAATTCCATCTCGACATTAATCGGTGGAATATTCACTTTCCGTGAAATCTCACCTAGCGTTAGGACATTCTTGTTTTTAAGAATCGCGGTATAAATATTGACTTGGAGGACTGTGAGCTTCTCCAGAACACCTTTTAGATAAAACTCATCTAGAAATGTGTCGTACAAGAACTTAAGATTTTTATTCTTTTCCTTGTATGGCGGCTTAGGAATGTTCCAAAGTGCGGCGATCTTTTTTAAGTCGTTAAGTTCGAGTTTCTCGAGTTCTTGTAACAAAACTGTTTCGCCGCTCATACCGTTGACCGAATTAATCGCTCGAGAGCCATCCTCTAATTCTTGACTGATTCGTAAACCAAAATACAGTCTTGGTCTCCTCGGTTCAGGAAAGATTCGCCTGACCATTCCACAGTCGGTTTTTGGGAGAAAAACCCGTAACTATCTAGTCGGCCTTTCGATTTAGATTGTCCTCCTAGCCTTCGCTTCTAATTTGGAACCGTATGGCCGGATTCCTTGAGAACCTTCGCCTCGGATTGGGTGGAGCTGCGAGAATGATATCGAGCGGTTTCGTCTTTTCGACTAAGACCTTATTGCTTTTGAAAGACCTAGCCGTAGGCGGAAGCACATCTAAGGACCTCCCACTGCGTTTACGGGAAGCCTTCGAAGAATTGGGGGCGACTTATATTAAACTCGGGCAATTTATTGCCTCGGCTCCCTCTCTCTTCCCGGAAGAAATCGTTACGGAAATGCAAAAATGCCTGGATTCCGTCCGCCCTATTTCCTTTAAAGAAGTAGAAAAAGTGATCCGTAAAGAGCTTGGAGGAAAGCTCCAGGATCATTTTCTAAGCATCGATCCAATTCCTCTTGCATCGGCTTCCATCGCTCAAGTTCATTCGGCAGTTACCAAAGAAGGCCTGGATGTGGTCATCAAGGTTCAAAGACCCGACATAGAGTCGGCTCTCGGAGCGGATCTAAATTTACTCTATCTAGCCAGTCTCGTTTTTGAAATCTTCGTGCCCGGTCTCAGTCGTTCCGGACTTTCCGATATGATGAAGTTATTCCAGGCTTCCATCTTCGAAGAAATCGATTTCTATAAGGAAGCCGAGAATATCGAGGAATTCGAAAGGGCGCTTCTCGCGCTGGGAGAAACCAGAGCCAGAGTTCCTAAAGTTTATCATAATTTAAGCACCAAGAAAATATTGGTCATGGAGAGATTCTACGGTGCCCCGATTACCGACGAGATCTCTCTTCGAAAATATTCTAAAGACCCGCAAAAGACCCTATCCGACGCATTGGAAGTTTGGTTCTCTACGCTATCTAGATCCGGCTTTTTTCACGCCGATGTTCATGCAGGAAATTTAATGATCCTTAGGGATGGAACGGTCGGCTTTATCGATTTCGGAATTGTCGGCAGAATCTCTCCTAAAATATGGGAAGGATTGATGATTTTCCTGGAAGGTCTCGCAACGAATCGCGCCGCCAGAATCGCAAGCGGTTTGATTCTCATGGATTCGACGGCGCAGGGCGTCGACGAAGCGCGCTTGGCAAAAGACCTCGAAAAAGTTTTCGGTGAAATGAGTGAGATGGTCCTAGGGATTCAAATGGGAGAATTAGAGGCTTTCGATGAGAAAAAGCTGAACGCAATCTTATTCGAATTTAGGGAACTAGCCCAAAGAAACGGCCTCAAGATTCCTAAAGAATTCGGACTTTTAATCAAACAAATTCTGTACTTCGATCGTTATGTGAAGGCGTTCGCTCCGGATATCGATCTAATAAGGGATAGAGAAAAATTCATCCGATGAAAAAGACCCTTTTCGAATTAGAGCCCGGCGATTCGCCCGTTCTATCGGGTTTACGGGAACTCCCCGGAAAAGAAGGCCTGGTTCGCAATTTATTGGATATGGGGTTTCTCCCCGGAACAAAGCTCCAGATACTTGCTAAATATCCTAGCCAAGATAAAATAATCGTAAAAATCGGTTTAGTCCAGTTAGCCTTAAGAAATATCGAGGCGGAATTATTGGAATTAGAGGAATCAAAGTGAAAGTTCTAGAAAAGGAAACCCTCCGGGATGGAAGGAAGGCCCACATGGATTCATTCCGGATTCTATTGGCAGGGAATCCTAACTGCGGTAAATCTACGCTTTTTAATCGCTTAACCGGATTGAGACAAAAGACGGGAAATTTCCCGGGTGTTACCGTGGAAAAAGCCGAAGGGACGATTCACTTTGGGGACGCTACAGCTAGATTGATGGATCTCCCGGGAGCCTATAGTTTAGGGGGAGAGTCCGAGGATAAGCAAGTCACCACTAGAATGCTCCTTTCCCGCAAAGTGACGGATCGAATTCTGTTCGTATTGGACGGAGTCGCCGTAGAGCGCGGGCTTCAATTTCTTCTGCAAGTCGCTTCTCTTAAAGTCCCCACGTTAGTCGT
Encoded here:
- a CDS encoding helicase, whose protein sequence is MSGETVLLQELEKLELNDLKKIAALWNIPKPPYKEKNKNLKFLYDTFLDEFYLKGVLEKLTVLQVNIYTAILKNKNVLTLGEISRKVNIPPINVEMELNLLRKYHLVYQRKNRERLTNNLDKYHAFDELSDLVPLDQNLKGDKYKISIEKLLDHKKLTDISAEWKKAVKAPSKLDTIRKFYAHATTPEAFENAITSLSELERDTVVRIYLSGGVADADDIRSFVVMNRGKYEVIVPALIEKGLVADVCFVEEKFVRVFALPEELLKYIQHNPILPSVKKGTRQRQEKSATNELDFFLNTKKLLSYISRKGLVLAKSGKVKQADHKRTEQELLNPDISIFPEKSQIYQMELILPILRLLNLADIKGENIILRGDVEGFLKKDIFEIMKLVIHEVNEARMKRINPPEVFQPTEMPFYDKMILDKCVNLIIKSKRIHLSVIFSTIIRDHLIMSPGFRTKNFQTDLADLRKEIMSAIFYLHLFGLLEVEYPNRFLALSKLGEYFFQTGELTNATEKGGITINPDFSVIAFPEKVSTNGIHLLKAFTELKDYDRVYTFVLTKEAYQLGILLGYKPSEFIDFLKASSKAELAQNLLFLLEDWGGNLPVVEVAEDCVLVRTKDQNVMELLLGQIKGKKIVLDEIGPNAVLVDKTRVQDVITVAEKLNLIIRLTR
- a CDS encoding ABC1 kinase family protein: MAGFLENLRLGLGGAARMISSGFVFSTKTLLLLKDLAVGGSTSKDLPLRLREAFEELGATYIKLGQFIASAPSLFPEEIVTEMQKCLDSVRPISFKEVEKVIRKELGGKLQDHFLSIDPIPLASASIAQVHSAVTKEGLDVVIKVQRPDIESALGADLNLLYLASLVFEIFVPGLSRSGLSDMMKLFQASIFEEIDFYKEAENIEEFERALLALGETRARVPKVYHNLSTKKILVMERFYGAPITDEISLRKYSKDPQKTLSDALEVWFSTLSRSGFFHADVHAGNLMILRDGTVGFIDFGIVGRISPKIWEGLMIFLEGLATNRAARIASGLILMDSTAQGVDEARLAKDLEKVFGEMSEMVLGIQMGELEAFDEKKLNAILFEFRELAQRNGLKIPKEFGLLIKQILYFDRYVKAFAPDIDLIRDREKFIR
- a CDS encoding FeoA family protein; this translates as MKKTLFELEPGDSPVLSGLRELPGKEGLVRNLLDMGFLPGTKLQILAKYPSQDKIIVKIGLVQLALRNIEAELLELEESK
- a CDS encoding methyl-accepting chemotaxis protein, with amino-acid sequence MQGISKDINRFILRFILFTEVAAYVIAIPISLLLFYLILEIDDRQTQSLIFSASLVSLVLLVYTFFATRWKLSPLLNYRNQFETGAVNREVVFKAQKALFRLPFIHSIEVGLRMFSGGAITAILFDYLFPEIGADIYNLFGILLFVTASLAMHYYLTTDRLKDDLSRTDLFGSIDSGSLVKLSLNRTLSLTFFFIVFVLSIGVSTVVYKLTYNSIRTAYFGQMKNISQTLDLLTETLYREAETEAKDVIEDRNLLFLLSRFQYKDASESLNRFLLTSLKFEGIAVWTEEADQYRKLSATGTLLEEPAIYANRFGLPTPKELRVILEKDGLFLTEPSASSATGAPVLLYIKELQIPNGPKSFVVFSFKIGDLTTWILQSIKVGKTGYPGIMSSKMTFLNHINPSFRLKNIQEFSFRDAFTGSVDSVPVRYTLDGIFKFTMYKTNQKYGFKSFVTVDNEEISGQALNTALYMIAISFVGLIFVGALIYFVLTKNLQPLKESRDLIEKMAEGDLGHTISVFSRNEIGEMSISINEFNKKVKNVLRKISDASSNLASSSEEMSATLRSISDNAQGQAASAEEISASIEEISAGMDSISHQTEEQVKLLDRLGGEMNEFSASIRDTSQNVADTLGQVKRITEDAKKGGKALELTNASIGKISRSSDEITGVIEIITNISEQIHLLALNAAIEAARAGNAGKGFAVVADEISKLADKTANSTKDIEEIIQSNEAEIGIGVGNIKETVAVIGGIIHDIQIIYDRMSEVSSFMGEQLKRNESVNRSGIEVKSRSDSIRAAVQEQKLAIEEIARTISNINELTQSNAASSEELSSSSVGLANLAEDLKKDSEYFHF